A single genomic interval of Stieleria maiorica harbors:
- a CDS encoding cis-3-hydroxy-L-proline dehydratase, whose protein sequence is MKITGFKVYQVDLPLAEGNYSWSEGKSVDVFDSTVVQIDTDSGVVGYGEVCPLGPVYLPAYAAGARAGMMELAPQLIGQDPTQLWALNYKMDRVMKGHPYVKSAIDMACWDILGKAAGLPVCTLLGGRYGDDVVLYRAISQRPAGEMADNVAGYREEGYRRFQLKVGGRADEDIERIRAVREILQPGDKLVADANTGWLMHEAMRVVGAVRDVDVYIEQPCATYQQCLTVRQHTNLPFILDEVIDSVDAILKGASDRAMDAVNIKISKFGGLTKAKQARDLCVSLGIAMTLEDSWGGDIITAAISHLAHSTPTDYLFTSTDFNSYVTQSIADGAPKRINGRMAASTEPGLGITPKFDVLGDPIWSC, encoded by the coding sequence ATGAAGATCACTGGTTTCAAGGTTTATCAAGTGGACCTTCCCCTGGCGGAAGGCAATTACAGCTGGTCGGAGGGGAAAAGCGTCGACGTCTTCGATTCCACCGTGGTCCAAATCGACACCGATTCTGGGGTGGTCGGGTACGGCGAAGTCTGTCCGCTCGGTCCGGTCTACTTGCCCGCCTACGCGGCCGGAGCCCGCGCGGGGATGATGGAGTTGGCCCCTCAGTTGATCGGCCAAGACCCGACACAGTTGTGGGCACTCAATTACAAGATGGATCGGGTGATGAAGGGGCACCCGTATGTCAAGTCGGCGATCGACATGGCGTGCTGGGACATTTTGGGCAAGGCCGCGGGATTGCCGGTTTGCACGCTGCTGGGCGGACGCTACGGCGACGACGTGGTGCTTTACCGGGCGATTTCGCAGCGACCGGCCGGCGAGATGGCCGACAACGTCGCCGGATATCGTGAAGAAGGCTATCGGCGGTTTCAATTGAAAGTCGGTGGCCGGGCTGATGAGGATATCGAGCGAATTCGCGCGGTCCGCGAAATCCTGCAGCCCGGTGATAAACTGGTCGCCGATGCCAACACCGGCTGGTTGATGCACGAAGCGATGCGGGTCGTCGGTGCCGTGCGTGACGTCGATGTCTACATCGAACAGCCTTGCGCGACATATCAGCAGTGTTTGACCGTTCGCCAACACACGAACCTGCCGTTCATCTTGGACGAGGTGATCGATTCGGTCGACGCGATCCTGAAAGGTGCGTCCGATCGTGCGATGGATGCCGTCAACATCAAGATCAGCAAGTTCGGCGGATTGACCAAGGCCAAACAGGCGCGTGACCTGTGTGTGTCCCTGGGGATCGCAATGACGCTCGAGGACAGCTGGGGCGGGGACATCATCACCGCCGCGATCTCGCATCTGGCCCACAGCACCCCGACCGATTACCTGTTCACGTCCACCGACTTCAACAGTTACGTCACCCAGTCGATCGCCGATGGGGCACCGAAACGCATTAACGGGCGGATGGCCGCGTCGACCGAGCCGGGCTTGGGGATCACGCCGAAGTTCGATGTCCTGGGCGATCCGATTTGGAGTTGCTGA
- a CDS encoding sulfatase: MMRFIILTALCCLSCVASAADRPNVLFIAVDDLNHWMTHLNRNPQARTPNFDRLARRGVTFTNAHCAVPACEPSRCALMSGRRPWVTGCYKNGHKWKQYQAAGEGLSAQFLNAGYHVAGAGKIYHSRQYYPSEWTEYMSDDGLSANGPGVKKMDGYHDDVTHPNLKDDDIMDWHCVDYCIERITKKSDQPFFVACGLYKPHLPFVAPRKYYEAFPLESIQLPPHIENDLDDIPPAGVRMAGPQGDHAKFLKSGRWKAAIQSYLATCAYTDMNLGRLLDALDASPNRDNTIICLWSDHGWSLGEKEHWRKFALWEETTRTAFIWVVPGITTPGTRCDRSVDLMSVYPTLCELTGIETPDHVSGHDISVLLKNPQAPWEFPAITTHGRGNHSVKTETHRYIRYAGGDEELYDVVADPYEWKNLASAEGSDAIKKQLAGWLPKQEAPEAKK, translated from the coding sequence ATGATGCGATTCATCATTCTCACCGCCTTGTGTTGTCTGTCCTGTGTCGCTTCGGCGGCCGATCGACCGAACGTGTTGTTCATCGCCGTGGACGACTTGAATCATTGGATGACGCACCTGAACCGCAATCCTCAGGCCCGCACGCCGAACTTTGACCGACTGGCCCGACGCGGCGTGACGTTCACCAACGCCCACTGCGCCGTGCCGGCCTGCGAACCGTCGCGTTGTGCGTTGATGAGCGGCCGGCGCCCGTGGGTCACCGGGTGCTACAAGAACGGACACAAGTGGAAACAGTACCAGGCCGCCGGAGAAGGCTTGAGCGCCCAATTCCTGAATGCGGGCTACCACGTCGCCGGTGCGGGAAAGATCTACCATTCCAGACAGTACTACCCCAGCGAATGGACGGAGTACATGTCCGATGACGGGTTGAGTGCCAATGGGCCGGGCGTGAAAAAAATGGACGGCTATCACGACGACGTGACGCACCCGAACCTGAAAGACGACGACATCATGGATTGGCACTGCGTCGATTATTGCATCGAGCGAATCACCAAGAAAAGCGACCAACCGTTCTTCGTCGCCTGTGGCCTGTACAAGCCCCACCTGCCGTTCGTCGCCCCACGAAAATACTACGAGGCGTTTCCGCTGGAGTCGATTCAATTGCCGCCGCACATCGAAAACGACTTGGACGACATTCCGCCTGCCGGAGTCAGAATGGCCGGCCCCCAAGGCGACCACGCCAAGTTTCTCAAGAGCGGCCGCTGGAAAGCCGCGATTCAGTCCTACTTGGCCACCTGCGCCTACACCGACATGAACCTGGGGCGATTGCTCGATGCCCTGGACGCCAGCCCGAACCGAGACAACACGATCATCTGCCTGTGGAGCGATCACGGTTGGTCCCTCGGTGAGAAGGAACACTGGCGCAAGTTTGCGTTGTGGGAAGAAACCACCCGCACCGCCTTCATCTGGGTCGTCCCGGGAATCACCACGCCGGGAACACGCTGCGACCGTTCGGTCGATTTGATGAGCGTGTATCCGACGCTGTGCGAATTGACGGGGATCGAAACCCCGGATCACGTCAGCGGTCATGACATCTCGGTGTTGCTAAAAAACCCACAAGCCCCTTGGGAATTCCCCGCGATCACCACCCACGGTCGCGGCAACCATAGCGTCAAGACCGAGACCCATCGTTACATCCGCTACGCAGGCGGCGACGAAGAACTCTATGACGTCGTCGCGGATCCGTACGAATGGAAAAACCTGGCGTCAGCCGAGGGAAGCGATGCCATCAAAAAACAGCTCGCAGGGTGGTTACCGAAGCAGGAGGCACCTGAAGCAAAGAAGTAA
- a CDS encoding DUF4832 domain-containing protein, whose translation MKNHAHTILRLSCCTVFCLLWLLGDGRTTDAQQTFDLQPAPSRIDNPLKGLVPYARPYPDRFPHSMEFSYLALSDLMMAEDRFDWQPLEELLDDIASRGNQAVVRVYLEYPGKDKGIPKYLIDGGLKLHTYLNTNTAPLPPKEITTPDYEDGRLRSALRAFIMAFGAKYDGDPRLAYITAGLLGTWGEWHTYPRTELWASKQTQSIVLDAYEAAFSSTPVLLRYPAGADHGYQAENTSRRFGYHDDSFAWATIDTGKPEDDWFYMPALKAAGREAIEKWKTHPIGGEIRPEVWGKIFDAREHWPEQAQSFRECVDQTHATWLMDTGMFREVAGPERLERAIREVRRMGYDFFVKRTEFLPNDSTGRCQIKLQLVNQGVAPFYADWPTEVAFIDDQGNIAQRSIAAGLSVRGRLPSSNPHRLTDSVDTSSLSGNYTVLMRVVHPLPGGKPLRFANAAQDQTKSGWLTLGRVQLP comes from the coding sequence ATGAAAAACCACGCCCACACGATCCTACGACTCTCCTGTTGTACTGTTTTTTGCTTGCTGTGGTTGCTCGGCGACGGGCGGACGACCGACGCGCAGCAAACGTTCGATTTGCAACCGGCGCCCAGTAGAATCGACAATCCGCTCAAGGGGTTGGTGCCCTACGCCCGACCCTACCCGGATCGCTTTCCGCACAGCATGGAGTTCAGCTACCTGGCACTGAGCGATTTGATGATGGCGGAGGACCGTTTCGATTGGCAGCCGCTGGAAGAGTTGCTTGACGACATCGCTTCGCGCGGTAATCAGGCGGTGGTGCGTGTTTATCTGGAGTATCCGGGAAAGGATAAGGGCATCCCGAAGTATCTGATCGATGGCGGTTTGAAGCTTCACACGTATCTCAACACGAACACCGCTCCGCTGCCGCCCAAGGAGATCACAACGCCCGATTACGAAGACGGTCGACTCCGATCGGCCCTGCGAGCGTTCATCATGGCGTTTGGGGCCAAGTACGACGGTGACCCACGTTTGGCCTACATCACCGCCGGATTGCTAGGGACCTGGGGCGAGTGGCACACGTACCCGCGAACCGAGCTCTGGGCCAGTAAACAAACCCAATCGATCGTGCTTGACGCCTACGAAGCGGCGTTTTCGTCGACTCCCGTGTTGCTGCGTTATCCGGCCGGGGCGGATCACGGCTACCAGGCCGAAAACACATCGCGCCGGTTTGGTTATCACGATGATTCGTTTGCGTGGGCGACAATCGACACCGGCAAGCCGGAGGACGACTGGTTCTACATGCCCGCGCTTAAGGCAGCCGGCCGCGAGGCGATTGAAAAATGGAAAACGCATCCCATCGGCGGCGAGATTCGGCCGGAGGTTTGGGGCAAGATCTTTGACGCACGTGAGCATTGGCCGGAGCAGGCGCAGAGTTTCCGCGAATGTGTTGACCAAACGCACGCGACGTGGCTGATGGACACCGGGATGTTTCGCGAGGTTGCAGGACCGGAGCGACTGGAGCGTGCGATCCGCGAAGTCCGGCGGATGGGGTATGACTTTTTTGTGAAACGCACCGAGTTTCTTCCGAACGATTCAACCGGTCGTTGCCAGATCAAGCTGCAGTTGGTCAATCAAGGCGTCGCGCCGTTCTATGCCGATTGGCCGACTGAAGTGGCATTCATCGACGATCAAGGCAACATCGCCCAGCGATCGATTGCCGCAGGCTTGTCGGTTCGGGGCCGCCTGCCGAGTTCCAATCCCCATCGATTGACTGATTCGGTCGACACGTCGTCTCTGTCGGGCAACTACACGGTGTTGATGCGAGTGGTTCATCCGCTCCCCGGTGGCAAGCCGCTGCGATTCGCCAACGCGGCGCAGGACCAGACCAAATCGGGATGGTTGACGCTCGGGCGAGTTCAATTGCCCTGA
- a CDS encoding DUF1553 domain-containing protein codes for MKTTLSIPLVVLLITLGSATAAEIDFNRDIRPILSDNCFLCHGPAESTRAADLRLDDREAAIDSGLLVPGEPDDSEVIARVFSEDADMLMPPPDSNKHLSDRQRELLRQWVAEGATYQEHWAFVPPQKVSGVDTANPVDHFIGKRLREHGLTFSPQADPRTLIRRVSLDLTGMAPTPLQVDEFIADVDSYGIDLAYETLVDRLLASADYGERMTLAWLDAARYGDTSVMHADGPRDMWPWRDWVINAYNSNMPFDQFTIEQIAGDLIPGATIDQKVASGFNRNHATSDEGGAFAEELRVEYVVDRVQTTSTVWLALTMECAQCHDHKYDPISQKEYYQFYAYFNNTADPGMQTRQGNQAPVVDVYDPLQTERLAELHAAIESKQKELETYKIDAEPQFIAWAEQETAKYNDAETAKEQLAGIAHWFPLDESDGAQLKNETTGAIAVLEKGKFESGDRDGNRTLKLNGQTQFACSENPPQLESDQPFTMAAWIKYDGKSGGAVFSRMDVANNYRGYDMWIQGANIGTHIIHSWSDNAVKVVSKDALKKNTWQHVVITYDGSQKAAGVKIYLDGKLSDNKVEADTLGGTLQTEVPFKIGSRSDGANWKGEVDDIRIYSFALSESEVPLAKDDVIGGILATAAEDRGESQWAALRNVYFTSKDDRYQTLNRSLAAATKQHADLAAQKTTSMIMTDNPQDKMRMTYVLDRGQYDSPKKETPILPGVPAALPPLAEDAPPNRLGLAHWLIAPDHPLTARVAVNRYWTMLFGNGLVRSVSDFGAQGAPPTHPQLLDWLAVDFVQSGWDVKRMLRRLVLSRTYRQSSRQENEHAEKDPENLLLARSPRFRLQGEFIRDQALAVSGLLTRQVGGPGVKPYQPVNIWNEVSLNGGLRYSQDKGESLYRKSMYTYWKRSAPMPNMMIFDAPSREKCVVNRARTNTPLQALVTLNDPQFVEAARALAERLIRSESDASGRIDLAYRLTTARPATERETTLLMRILDDQRQRFAANPETANQFLSVGDLSRDDSIDAIEHAAWTVIAQMILNLDETLTRG; via the coding sequence ATGAAGACTACGCTCTCAATCCCCTTGGTCGTGCTGCTTATCACTCTCGGCAGTGCAACGGCCGCCGAGATTGATTTCAATCGTGACATTCGGCCGATCCTTTCGGACAACTGTTTTCTCTGTCACGGTCCCGCCGAATCGACGCGCGCCGCCGACTTGCGATTGGACGATCGCGAGGCCGCCATCGATTCGGGTTTGTTGGTCCCCGGGGAACCGGACGACAGTGAAGTGATCGCGCGGGTATTCTCCGAAGACGCGGACATGCTGATGCCCCCGCCGGATTCGAACAAACACCTGAGCGATCGCCAACGCGAACTGCTACGGCAATGGGTCGCCGAGGGAGCGACCTATCAAGAACACTGGGCATTCGTGCCGCCGCAAAAGGTATCCGGTGTCGACACCGCCAACCCCGTCGACCACTTCATCGGCAAACGACTCCGCGAACACGGACTGACGTTCTCGCCGCAAGCCGACCCTCGGACGTTGATCCGTCGTGTGTCGTTGGACCTGACCGGCATGGCGCCGACGCCCCTGCAAGTCGACGAATTCATCGCCGATGTGGATTCGTACGGGATCGACTTGGCCTATGAAACGCTCGTTGACCGTCTGCTGGCATCGGCAGACTATGGCGAACGCATGACGTTGGCCTGGCTGGATGCGGCACGCTACGGCGACACCAGCGTGATGCATGCCGATGGGCCGCGCGACATGTGGCCGTGGCGTGATTGGGTCATCAACGCCTACAACAGCAACATGCCGTTTGACCAATTCACGATCGAGCAGATCGCCGGCGACCTGATTCCTGGAGCGACCATCGATCAAAAGGTGGCGTCGGGGTTCAACCGAAACCACGCCACCAGTGACGAAGGCGGCGCGTTTGCCGAAGAGTTGCGCGTCGAATACGTCGTCGATCGCGTCCAAACCACCTCCACCGTCTGGCTGGCATTGACGATGGAGTGTGCCCAATGTCACGACCACAAGTACGACCCGATCTCGCAAAAAGAGTATTACCAGTTTTACGCCTACTTCAACAACACCGCCGATCCCGGGATGCAGACGCGTCAAGGAAATCAGGCTCCGGTGGTCGATGTCTATGACCCTCTCCAAACGGAACGATTGGCCGAATTGCATGCGGCCATCGAATCGAAGCAGAAAGAGTTGGAAACGTACAAGATCGACGCCGAACCGCAGTTCATCGCCTGGGCCGAACAGGAAACCGCAAAGTACAACGATGCCGAAACGGCGAAAGAGCAACTGGCCGGAATCGCGCACTGGTTTCCGCTGGATGAATCCGACGGTGCGCAATTAAAAAATGAAACGACCGGGGCGATCGCCGTCTTGGAAAAAGGCAAGTTCGAATCGGGCGATCGTGACGGCAACCGGACGTTGAAACTGAATGGGCAAACCCAGTTCGCGTGTTCGGAGAATCCACCCCAGTTGGAATCGGACCAACCGTTCACGATGGCCGCCTGGATCAAGTACGACGGCAAATCCGGCGGCGCCGTCTTCTCGCGGATGGACGTCGCAAACAATTACCGCGGCTACGACATGTGGATCCAAGGGGCAAACATCGGGACCCACATCATCCATTCCTGGAGCGACAACGCGGTCAAGGTCGTTTCCAAAGACGCGCTGAAAAAGAACACCTGGCAACACGTCGTGATCACCTATGACGGCAGCCAAAAAGCCGCCGGGGTCAAAATCTATCTCGACGGAAAACTGTCGGACAATAAGGTCGAAGCGGACACACTGGGCGGGACCCTGCAAACCGAAGTTCCGTTTAAAATCGGCAGCCGCAGCGACGGTGCGAACTGGAAAGGCGAAGTCGATGACATTCGGATCTATTCCTTCGCGCTCAGCGAGTCCGAAGTGCCGCTGGCCAAGGATGACGTGATCGGCGGAATCCTGGCGACGGCCGCGGAAGATCGCGGCGAGTCCCAATGGGCGGCGCTGCGTAACGTTTATTTCACAAGCAAAGACGATCGTTACCAAACGCTCAATCGATCACTCGCCGCAGCGACCAAGCAACACGCCGATCTGGCCGCGCAGAAGACGACGTCGATGATCATGACGGACAATCCGCAAGACAAAATGCGGATGACCTATGTGCTGGACCGCGGACAATACGATTCGCCGAAGAAGGAAACGCCGATTTTGCCCGGCGTGCCGGCCGCCTTGCCGCCGCTAGCCGAGGACGCTCCGCCGAACCGATTGGGACTGGCCCATTGGCTGATCGCGCCGGATCATCCGTTGACCGCCCGCGTCGCCGTCAATCGCTACTGGACGATGCTGTTCGGAAACGGATTGGTTCGCTCCGTCAGCGACTTCGGTGCCCAAGGCGCACCGCCGACGCACCCACAGTTGCTGGACTGGTTGGCCGTCGATTTCGTCCAATCCGGCTGGGACGTCAAGCGGATGTTGCGGCGACTCGTGCTCTCGCGGACCTATCGCCAGAGTTCGCGTCAAGAGAACGAGCATGCGGAGAAGGATCCGGAGAATCTGTTGTTGGCACGCAGTCCGCGGTTCCGGTTGCAAGGCGAGTTTATTCGTGACCAGGCATTGGCGGTCAGCGGATTGCTGACGCGTCAGGTCGGCGGCCCCGGGGTGAAACCCTATCAACCGGTCAACATCTGGAACGAAGTCAGTCTGAACGGCGGCCTGCGTTATTCTCAAGACAAGGGCGAAAGCCTGTATCGCAAGTCGATGTACACGTATTGGAAACGCAGTGCACCGATGCCCAACATGATGATTTTTGACGCCCCCTCACGTGAAAAATGTGTCGTCAATCGGGCCCGCACCAACACCCCGCTGCAAGCCCTGGTGACACTCAACGACCCCCAGTTTGTCGAAGCCGCCCGGGCGCTTGCCGAGCGGTTGATTCGGTCCGAGTCTGATGCGAGCGGGCGCATTGACCTGGCGTACCGACTGACGACGGCACGGCCGGCAACCGAGCGTGAAACGACACTGTTGATGCGAATACTGGATGACCAGCGCCAACGCTTCGCCGCCAATCCCGAAACGGCCAATCAATTTCTCTCCGTCGGCGATTTGTCCCGCGACGATTCGATCGATGCAATCGAACACGCCGCGTGGACCGTGATCGCACAAATGATTTTGAACTTAGACGAAACTCTGACCCGAGGCTAA
- a CDS encoding tetratricopeptide repeat protein, with protein sequence MMIWFLRSLRLTAICLLMLGLPQSTVPAQSTERDHQIAEQFLQVLLENPRPGTALDRVFESHSQTQSLDELLQSLDDDRSGAKQLTRGLIQLKRGDATAAIPSLRTAESLLTGNANASHQLGRALIAEGEHDQAVQAFRRAIERQPDRRDAPEVYLGLAQLYCQTNQRDQAITVWRQLVERFSDDPSITERVAAALVTQQEFDLALKHYRRLADRAPSAESRIRYQIKIAELTVRLGDSQHARQQLESISQRLRPGSWLHSDVRDRLERTFLSDGDFDGLAEYYRRQAERSPDDLTLLIRRAEILAGAGRVDDAQTTLLQAIVKAPDKKEPRWTLAGILEAEGRKAEAARHLEQLVAIDPIDPDVGLRLGDIYLADPTMELDRRHDAARKAWNRLAKAKPDDAVLLAILARRMQSIDDSNRAVQLYRQAIQASPDDPQYRESLGKLLHHLGRHEDAITVWRSIAEGPRRSAESLVLVAGILGAFQHLDLELQTWREAAGLDLSFEQRLRYAGLLWRAEQFDAAAAELDLASELVESAEERERLMRRRIEFFQVADRLGEQIAEVSRQTPTAENRRYLALLCLADGQRDAASRAIDAAIELDPQNVAVLRDAVDIAERLGRHENAARHLTHLGRLDKRRSVDHFRRLVGIRKQFGRIEIALQAADDMVAANPASAASHHLYAQIAFASGKHEQGEAALRRAVSLDPRHNEARVDLAIRLADRSETGDAIALLWQSVEWETQLESQIELIEHLVQLYERRGDVEQLVTRIERLERSVVDSRSKSILVATVWSSVEDFKQAQFVLQRGLGKHPHDVSLLQAMVQLLSRSGDLVSAVTQQRRLVQVQDTPAARARLTSLEFQAGLITQAEVTMRAMKATRDPKRMASIIRRVADSDPEQAAELCRAALENDSDLWDIKIVRVQLLLLSDSPDRARHVALAGRVAGEVAALELDHDLKSTSGIAPVAASRSVFYSTRQAALAAPARGTTRYRNLLHIERPSSMSTPGLPIGRPAQTAVDRDHFPASTADTLQTILMLNERRITSRMNNGAKSYSFGFGSNFVAPVDYFQAFWIARCVQILADRELATLAGRPITTKQIIQKRFPTPSIESVDVAAFRHAITLRAIQNAMDGTDALPADQILWRVAQLDPAGDHPSLTKLLADRSRMRQAPERQTQAKIQPLDEGKLKILADVCRTRQGIASQEDTELRRNLIAECRFAGKTPSQFIPEAPGADSSNRLEK encoded by the coding sequence ATGATGATTTGGTTTTTGAGATCGCTTCGCCTGACCGCAATCTGCCTGCTGATGCTGGGGTTGCCTCAATCGACCGTGCCGGCTCAGAGTACCGAACGAGATCACCAGATCGCCGAGCAGTTCCTGCAGGTGTTGCTTGAAAACCCACGTCCGGGCACGGCTCTCGATCGCGTATTTGAATCCCACTCTCAAACGCAGTCACTCGACGAACTGCTGCAGTCGCTCGATGACGACCGGTCGGGCGCAAAACAACTGACGCGCGGTTTGATTCAGCTTAAACGCGGCGATGCCACCGCCGCGATTCCCTCGCTGCGGACTGCGGAGTCGTTGCTGACTGGCAATGCCAACGCGAGCCATCAGTTGGGCCGGGCGTTGATCGCCGAAGGCGAGCATGATCAAGCGGTCCAGGCGTTTCGACGCGCGATCGAGCGACAGCCCGATCGTCGCGACGCGCCGGAAGTTTATCTGGGTCTCGCACAGCTCTATTGCCAGACCAACCAACGCGACCAGGCGATCACCGTATGGCGGCAACTGGTCGAACGGTTTTCTGATGACCCGTCGATCACCGAGCGGGTCGCCGCAGCCCTGGTGACGCAGCAGGAATTCGACTTGGCGCTGAAGCACTATCGACGCTTGGCGGACCGGGCGCCATCGGCGGAGAGCCGAATTCGGTATCAAATTAAAATCGCGGAGCTGACGGTTCGACTCGGCGACTCCCAACACGCTCGGCAGCAACTCGAATCGATCTCCCAGCGGCTGCGACCGGGCAGTTGGTTGCACTCAGATGTCCGCGATCGGCTGGAACGCACTTTTTTGTCCGACGGGGATTTTGACGGTCTGGCGGAGTATTACCGTCGGCAAGCGGAGCGTTCGCCCGACGACCTGACGCTCCTGATCCGCCGGGCGGAAATCCTGGCCGGCGCCGGACGCGTTGATGATGCTCAAACGACTCTGTTGCAAGCCATCGTAAAGGCTCCCGACAAAAAGGAGCCACGCTGGACTCTGGCGGGAATCCTGGAGGCCGAAGGCAGGAAGGCGGAAGCGGCACGGCACTTGGAACAATTGGTCGCCATCGATCCGATCGATCCCGATGTCGGGCTGCGTTTGGGAGACATCTACCTTGCTGATCCAACGATGGAACTTGACCGGCGTCACGACGCGGCCCGCAAAGCATGGAATCGGCTCGCCAAGGCCAAGCCCGATGACGCGGTTTTGTTGGCGATCCTTGCGCGACGCATGCAGTCGATCGATGACTCGAATCGCGCGGTCCAGCTTTATCGGCAAGCCATCCAGGCGTCACCCGATGACCCCCAGTATCGTGAATCTCTTGGCAAACTGCTGCATCATCTCGGACGCCATGAGGATGCGATCACGGTATGGCGGTCGATCGCGGAAGGCCCACGGCGCAGTGCAGAGTCACTTGTCCTTGTGGCGGGGATCCTCGGGGCCTTTCAGCATCTTGATCTGGAGCTGCAAACGTGGCGGGAGGCGGCCGGGCTGGATCTATCGTTCGAACAGCGGTTGCGGTATGCCGGTCTGCTCTGGAGGGCCGAGCAATTCGATGCCGCAGCGGCGGAACTGGACCTCGCATCCGAATTGGTCGAAAGTGCGGAAGAACGTGAACGGCTGATGCGGCGACGGATCGAATTCTTTCAAGTTGCGGATCGACTTGGCGAGCAGATCGCGGAGGTTTCGCGACAAACACCGACGGCGGAAAATCGACGGTATCTGGCGCTGCTGTGTCTTGCCGATGGTCAACGCGATGCCGCCTCACGTGCGATCGACGCTGCCATCGAGCTTGATCCACAGAATGTCGCCGTGCTCCGTGATGCGGTCGACATCGCGGAACGATTGGGACGCCATGAAAACGCCGCCCGGCATTTGACGCATCTGGGCCGATTGGACAAGCGGCGTAGCGTCGATCACTTCCGCCGGCTCGTCGGAATCCGAAAACAATTCGGCCGAATCGAAATCGCACTCCAAGCCGCCGATGACATGGTCGCGGCGAATCCCGCCTCGGCGGCGTCGCACCACCTGTATGCCCAAATCGCGTTTGCCTCAGGAAAGCATGAACAGGGCGAAGCGGCGTTGCGCCGTGCCGTCAGCCTTGATCCTCGTCACAACGAAGCCCGGGTCGATCTCGCGATCCGGCTGGCCGATCGATCCGAAACTGGGGACGCGATCGCGCTGCTTTGGCAATCCGTTGAGTGGGAAACCCAATTGGAATCGCAGATCGAATTGATCGAGCATCTGGTGCAGTTGTACGAACGGCGCGGTGACGTCGAGCAATTGGTGACACGCATCGAAAGGCTGGAACGCAGCGTTGTTGATTCCAGATCCAAGTCTATCCTGGTCGCAACGGTGTGGAGTTCTGTCGAAGATTTCAAGCAGGCGCAGTTCGTTCTGCAGCGAGGGCTCGGCAAGCACCCGCATGACGTGTCCCTGCTCCAAGCGATGGTGCAACTTTTGTCACGATCGGGGGACTTGGTTTCAGCGGTCACCCAGCAGCGTCGGCTGGTTCAGGTTCAAGACACGCCGGCTGCCCGGGCTCGATTGACGTCGTTGGAGTTCCAAGCCGGATTGATCACGCAGGCCGAAGTGACCATGCGGGCGATGAAAGCGACGCGTGATCCGAAGCGGATGGCGTCGATCATCCGACGGGTTGCCGACAGCGATCCCGAGCAAGCGGCCGAGTTGTGCCGTGCCGCGTTGGAGAACGATTCCGATTTGTGGGACATCAAAATCGTCCGGGTGCAGTTGCTGTTGCTGTCCGATTCGCCGGATCGTGCCCGGCACGTCGCGTTGGCCGGTCGTGTGGCGGGCGAAGTCGCTGCGTTGGAACTTGACCATGATCTGAAGTCGACCTCGGGAATCGCGCCGGTTGCCGCGTCCAGGTCGGTGTTCTATTCCACGCGACAAGCCGCATTGGCGGCGCCCGCCCGCGGAACCACCCGGTATCGAAATCTTTTACACATCGAGCGTCCCTCGTCCATGTCGACTCCGGGATTGCCGATCGGACGCCCGGCACAAACGGCGGTCGATCGCGACCACTTTCCTGCGTCGACGGCGGACACACTACAAACCATCTTGATGCTCAACGAGCGCCGGATCACCAGCCGCATGAACAACGGCGCCAAAAGCTACTCCTTCGGTTTCGGCAGCAACTTCGTCGCGCCGGTCGACTACTTCCAGGCGTTTTGGATCGCCCGCTGTGTCCAAATCCTTGCCGATCGTGAGCTAGCCACTCTCGCCGGTCGCCCGATCACCACAAAGCAGATCATCCAGAAACGGTTTCCCACGCCGTCGATCGAATCGGTTGACGTTGCCGCATTTCGCCATGCGATCACGCTGCGTGCGATCCAGAATGCGATGGATGGCACGGACGCGTTGCCCGCCGATCAGATTCTCTGGCGCGTTGCCCAACTCGATCCGGCGGGTGATCATCCGTCACTCACCAAATTGCTCGCCGACCGGTCGCGAATGCGTCAGGCTCCCGAGAGGCAAACCCAGGCAAAGATTCAGCCGTTGGACGAGGGGAAGCTGAAGATCCTTGCCGACGTCTGCCGGACACGGCAAGGGATTGCGTCGCAGGAAGACACTGAATTGCGGCGGAACCTGATCGCGGAGTGCCGGTTCGCGGGGAAAACGCCGTCCCAATTCATTCCCGAGGCTCCGGGGGCAGATTCGTCGAATCGCCTTGAGAAGTAG